In Nostoc sp. CENA543, a single genomic region encodes these proteins:
- a CDS encoding zinc-binding dehydrogenase, whose product MTNYKKLIAKQLHQDFKSAVEIVEVPLTAPANHEILIRNKFAGINAGFDTLLCRGEVSYIKLTPPFDLGVEAVGEVVAVGADVSGFRVSDAVITTVRGGGYREYQVIDASLAVKVREATPEVLNLVPTGVSALVALEQVGEMQSDEVVLVTAAAGGTGHIAVQLAKLAGNHVIGTCSSEAKEKLLQELGCDRIINYHRENLQQVLKQEYPKGINLIFECVGKQVFDTCVDNLAIRGRLVSIGYISEYGRSIEQVTQARIYHQLFWKAASVRGFLMPHYQEYIPEARDRLLNLFYTGKLQVSVDSTPFLGLESIPTAVAYLLSGQNCGKVVVRF is encoded by the coding sequence ATGACTAACTACAAAAAATTAATAGCTAAACAACTCCATCAAGATTTTAAATCTGCTGTAGAAATTGTAGAAGTACCTCTGACTGCACCGGCAAATCATGAAATTTTAATTCGGAATAAATTTGCGGGAATTAATGCAGGGTTTGATACTTTACTTTGTCGGGGTGAAGTGAGTTATATAAAATTAACTCCACCTTTTGATTTGGGTGTGGAAGCGGTGGGGGAAGTGGTAGCTGTAGGTGCAGATGTTTCTGGTTTTCGGGTGAGTGATGCTGTTATCACGACTGTGCGCGGTGGTGGTTATCGAGAATATCAGGTGATAGATGCTAGTTTGGCTGTGAAAGTGCGGGAAGCAACGCCGGAAGTTCTCAACCTTGTACCGACGGGTGTATCAGCTTTGGTAGCTTTGGAACAGGTGGGGGAAATGCAAAGTGATGAGGTGGTTTTAGTAACGGCTGCGGCTGGTGGTACTGGCCATATTGCGGTACAGTTGGCGAAGTTGGCGGGAAATCATGTCATTGGGACTTGTAGTTCTGAGGCGAAGGAAAAATTATTACAGGAGTTAGGCTGCGATCGCATCATTAACTATCATAGAGAAAATCTCCAGCAAGTCCTCAAGCAAGAGTACCCCAAAGGGATTAACTTAATTTTTGAGTGTGTGGGTAAACAGGTGTTTGATACCTGCGTTGATAACTTAGCTATTCGGGGACGTTTGGTGAGTATTGGCTATATTTCGGAATATGGGAGAAGTATTGAACAGGTAACGCAAGCGCGTATTTATCACCAACTTTTTTGGAAAGCGGCTTCGGTGCGGGGTTTTCTGATGCCCCATTATCAAGAATATATCCCAGAAGCGCGCGATCGCCTTTTAAATTTGTTCTATACAGGTAAACTGCAAGTATCTGTTGACTCTACCCCGTTTCTTGGTTTAGAGTCCATTCCCACGGCGGTAGCATACCTGCTCAGTGGTCAAAATTGTGGCAAAGTAGTTGTCAGGTTTTAG
- a CDS encoding nuclear transport factor 2 family protein: MVQNTENTLKVAHQAFEHFTQGLATGEWQAFLEMLTEDFTFWFPIGKFQGLNQGKAKAKEFLDYVSTSFPSGIKLVSLDCITSNETTVVFEFRDEGTLFGQPYKNRVAVSFDVRGDKICSYREHFGSDGKSSLVNTK, translated from the coding sequence ATGGTGCAGAATACAGAAAATACTTTAAAAGTTGCTCACCAAGCATTTGAACATTTTACCCAGGGTTTAGCGACGGGTGAATGGCAAGCATTTCTAGAAATGCTAACAGAGGATTTTACCTTTTGGTTTCCCATCGGTAAATTTCAAGGTTTAAATCAAGGAAAAGCAAAAGCCAAGGAATTTCTTGATTATGTTTCAACCTCCTTTCCGTCTGGCATCAAATTAGTGTCTTTAGATTGCATTACTAGCAATGAGACAACGGTAGTCTTTGAATTTCGCGATGAAGGAACTTTATTTGGACAGCCTTACAAAAATCGGGTAGCAGTATCCTTTGATGTGCGAGGAGACAAAATTTGCAGTTACCGAGAACACTTTGGTAGTGATGGCAAATCTTCATTAGTAAATACCAAATAA